The Dokdonia sp. 4H-3-7-5 genomic interval TTTAAGAGTGATTGAGATGAACTTCTTACCAGATGTATATGTTGAGTGTGAGACATGTCAAGGGAAGCGTTTTAATAGAGAAACCCTAGAAATACGATATAAAGGAAAATCAATTTCTGATGTTCTTGAGATGACTATGACCGAGGCAGCAGACTTTTTTGAACCTATTCCTAAAATATATCGCAAACTTAAAACGATAAAAGACGTAGGATTAGGCTATATTACGCTAGGACAACAGAGCACAACCTTATCTGGTGGTGAGGCGCAGCGTATTAAACTAGCATCAGAACTTAGTAAGAGAGATACCGGGAATACCTTTTACATACTAGATGAGCCTACCACAGGACTTCATTTTGAGGATATTAGAGTATTAATGGATGTGCTCAACCGTCTTGTAGACAAAGGAAATACCATTCTCATTATCGAGCATAATCTAGATGTTGTAAAAACGGCAGATCACATCATAGATATAGGATATGAAGGTGGAAAAGGTGGTGGCGAGGTAGTTGCCATTGGTACTCCGGAACAAATTATTAAAAAAAATAAAGGATATACAGCCCAGTTTCTAAAGAAGGAAATGGCATAAAACTACATATACAATATAGTTTTAATTATAAATACTAAGACATAATTATGAGTAACGAAAATAGACCTAAAGGCTGGAACGAGAAGAAAACAAATGACTCTTGGGCAATCTTTAAGATAATGGGAGAATTTGTAAATGGATTTGAAAAAATGAGCCGTATAGGTCCATGTGTATCCATTTTTGGTAGTGCGAGAACAAAGCCAGATAATAAGTACTATAAACTAGCTACCGAAGTTGCCGAAAAAATTGCAAATAACGGTTACGGTGTTATTACTGGTGGTGGTCCAGGTATCATGGAAGCTGGTAACCGCGGAGCACACCTTGCTGGCGGAACATCTGTAGGACTTAACATTGAACTTCCTTTTGAGCAACATGACAATCCATATATTGATAGTGATAAGAGTTTAGACTTTGATTACTTCTTTGTACGTAAAGTGATGTTTGTAAAGTACTCACAGGGATTTGTAGTAATGCCAGGAGGTTTTGGAACTCTTGATGAGCTTTTTGAGGCAATCACACTTATCCAAACACACAAAATCCAGAAGTTTCCTATTATACTTGTAGGTACAGAATTTTGGGGAGGGCTTATGGATTGGGTAAAGACAACCTTACTTGACAGTTTTCAGAATATAAGTGCTGGAGATATGGATCTTATACATCTTGTAGACACTTCAGATGAGGTAATTGAGGTGCTTAATAACTTCTATGATGAATATCAATTGAGTCCTAATTTCTAAAGGTGTTACGCTTTCGCGAAAGCGTGAAAACTACATATAACAGCAAAACAAAAACAGCTTTTTCTATTACAAATTAACACACTCCCTTTCTAGTTGAGACACACCCTAAAATCTCTGTATGCTTTTATCTCATTGCTTCTCTTAAGTGTAGTAGCCACGAGTCAACATACGATGGAAATTAATGCACAATTAATTCCTGACGATAGGTC includes:
- a CDS encoding TIGR00730 family Rossman fold protein, which codes for MSNENRPKGWNEKKTNDSWAIFKIMGEFVNGFEKMSRIGPCVSIFGSARTKPDNKYYKLATEVAEKIANNGYGVITGGGPGIMEAGNRGAHLAGGTSVGLNIELPFEQHDNPYIDSDKSLDFDYFFVRKVMFVKYSQGFVVMPGGFGTLDELFEAITLIQTHKIQKFPIILVGTEFWGGLMDWVKTTLLDSFQNISAGDMDLIHLVDTSDEVIEVLNNFYDEYQLSPNF